The Acinetobacter chinensis genomic sequence TCTGCTCGCTAAAAAATCATCTTTTTTGTTACATATCGCAAAATAAGCTTGCAATGAAACGACAAAATTAGCAATGCTATTATTGATATTAAACGGAATAGTTATACAGTCGGGGTGATGCGAGTCAGCTCACCTTTCTGTATTCACTAAATGTAAGGCATATTAGAGGTATTACGCAAATGTAAACTGCCTCGCTGAGTTGAGTAAATTATTGTGAAAAAGTCCAGAAAATTTTTAACGCATGTACTGGGGATGTCCGTTCTTCTGAGTATCAGCACGGCTGGTATGGCAGAACTGGTGGTCAATCCTGGGCAGACTAATTCGGGGCAGGCAACACTCAGCTGGTCGTCAGAAGAGGCGAGTCAGTTACTGAATGGTGATGCTTCTGTAGCAAGTCTGAACAGCTCTGAGGAATTTTCACCTCAGGGTTCGACCAAAGTGACAACTTCTGTACGCAATGGCGGTGCTGTCAGTACTTCAGCGCCAAAGGCAGCTTATATTGCTGATACCTCAAGCTATTCCAGTCAGCCTTCGGTAAATGCCCGTGCAGCACTGGTCATGGATGCGCAGACCGGTGAGGTGCTGTACAGTAAAAATACCAATACGGCATTGCCAATTGCGTCCATTACCAAACTGATGACAGCGGTCGTGACTGCAGATGCAAGACTGAACATGTCTGAAGAAATTACTTTGCAGCAGATTGATTTCGCCGGTGCGGGTGGTAAGAACTCCAGTTCAACATTAAAAGCCGGAGATACCATGAACCGTGCTGAAATGCTGTTGGTGGCACTGATGAAATCTGAAAATCCGGCTGCTGCTGCACTTGCACGTACCTATCCAGGTGGACGTTCTGCATTTGTTGCTGCAATGAATGCCAAAGCGCGTCAGCTGGGTATGAATTCAACTCATTATGTTGAGTCGACTGGACTCGATGTACGTAATATTGCTTCGGCACGTGACCTGGGAATTCTGGTCAGTGCTTCTTCACAGTACGGTCTGATCCGTCAGTTCTCTACAACAGCACATTATGACTTCAACCTGGGTTATCGCGTTTTAAAATCGAACAATACCAATGCACTGGTACGTAACGGTGGCTGGAACATCAATATCTCCAAAACTGGATATATCAATGAAGCAGGACGCTGTGTGGTAATGCATACAACGGTTAATAACCGTCCGGCAGTTGTGGTTCTGCTTGGTGCAAGTTCTTCACAGGCTCGTACCAATGATGCGACAAACCTGATGAACTGGGTCAGTCAGTTACCAAAACGTATTTAATATTTATTGATGGTTCTGGTTCATGATTTACTCAGCGTTATAAACCAGATAAAAAAAGCCCTGCTTATGCAGGGCTTTTTTTATGATGATATTTTACATGTTTGACAGAATGGATGTTTTCACGTCATTCATTGTTGCATCAATAGTCAGCATAACCGCATCCTGGCACTGTTTAATTGCAGTATCAGGGTCTTTCAGACCATTACCTGTTACGGTACAGACAATCACAGAACCTTCTTTGATTTTGCCTGCTTTAATATCACGGATTGCACCACCGATAGATGCAGCAGAAGCAGGTTCTACAAAGACACCTTCGTACATGGAAAGCATGCGCTGTGCATCAAGGATTTCAGCATCCTGAAGTTCATCGAACCAGCCTTCAGAATCACGTACCACTGCTTTAGCATGGTTCCAGCTCTGTGGATTACCGATACGGATTGCAGTTGCAACAGTTTCAGGGTTTTCAACTGGAGCGCCACGCAGGAACGGTGCTGCGCCAGCAGCCTGATAACCAACCATAACAGGGCGGCCTTCAGGGTTTGGTCCTGTGAATTTATCAGTTTCAGCGTCGTAAACGACCTGTTCAAACTGATCTTTCGGTTGATTGGCAACAGCTTCGGTATAACCCATCCAGTGTGCAGTGATGTTACCGGCATTACCTACAGGCAGGCAGTGATAGTCAGGTGCACGACCTAAAGCTTCCACAATTTCGTAGGCAATCGTTTTCTGACCCTGCAGGCGGTAAGGGTTGATTGAGTTCACAATCGTCACAGGAGCCTGATCTGCAACTTCTTTTACCAGACGCATACCGTCATCGAAGTTACCACGGATCTGCATGGTGATCGCACCGTACATCAGTGCCTGAGCCATTTTACCCATGGCAATTTTGCCTTCAGGAATCAGAACGAATGCTTTGATACCTGCACGTGCAGCGTATGCAGCAGCAGCAGCAGAAGTGTTTCCTGTCGATGCGCAGATGATTGCTTTAGAACCCGCTTCAACAGCTTTGGTTACAGCCATGGTCATACCACGGTCTTTAAATGAACCAGTCGGGTTTAAGCCTTCGTACTTCACATAGATTTCAACATCTTTACCAATAATGCGTGGAAT encodes the following:
- the pbpG gene encoding D-alanyl-D-alanine endopeptidase PBP7/8, which translates into the protein MKKSRKFLTHVLGMSVLLSISTAGMAELVVNPGQTNSGQATLSWSSEEASQLLNGDASVASLNSSEEFSPQGSTKVTTSVRNGGAVSTSAPKAAYIADTSSYSSQPSVNARAALVMDAQTGEVLYSKNTNTALPIASITKLMTAVVTADARLNMSEEITLQQIDFAGAGGKNSSSTLKAGDTMNRAEMLLVALMKSENPAAAALARTYPGGRSAFVAAMNAKARQLGMNSTHYVESTGLDVRNIASARDLGILVSASSQYGLIRQFSTTAHYDFNLGYRVLKSNNTNALVRNGGWNINISKTGYINEAGRCVVMHTTVNNRPAVVVLLGASSSQARTNDATNLMNWVSQLPKRI
- the thrC gene encoding threonine synthase; amino-acid sequence: MSNDNRYTGLVDRYRDRLPVSATTRAISLGEGNTPLIKLENIPRIIGKDVEIYVKYEGLNPTGSFKDRGMTMAVTKAVEAGSKAIICASTGNTSAAAAAYAARAGIKAFVLIPEGKIAMGKMAQALMYGAITMQIRGNFDDGMRLVKEVADQAPVTIVNSINPYRLQGQKTIAYEIVEALGRAPDYHCLPVGNAGNITAHWMGYTEAVANQPKDQFEQVVYDAETDKFTGPNPEGRPVMVGYQAAGAAPFLRGAPVENPETVATAIRIGNPQSWNHAKAVVRDSEGWFDELQDAEILDAQRMLSMYEGVFVEPASAASIGGAIRDIKAGKIKEGSVIVCTVTGNGLKDPDTAIKQCQDAVMLTIDATMNDVKTSILSNM